Within the Opitutaceae bacterium TAV5 genome, the region GAGGGCGGTTTTGCACTGGGCGTCGGCGGCGGACTGGCGCACCTTGGCGACCGTCGGGATCATGATTCCTGCCAGGATACCGATGATGGCAATGACGGTAAGCAGTTCGATCAGGGTGAAGCCTGGGCTGGATGGAATCTGAAAGCGGCTGGAGGCAGACGCGGGGGAAGGGTGGTGCAGGGTGTTCATGTGCGGCAGGGGGAGCAGGAAATCTGCAGGGGGGTGATGTGGAGTTGATTTTTAGTAAACTTTATTTAGTTTTTACTTAAAAAATGAAAGTTCAAGTAAAAAATCGACGCCCGGAAGATTTCCTGATTGCCAGCCTTGCGATGAAATCGTCCACCGTCCCATCCGGTCGCATCACGCTCTCGGAAATCGCCGCCCGGGCCGGCACCTCGACGACCACGGTGTCCTTTGTCCTGAACGAGACCGGAGCCGTGGGCGCGGAGACGCGCACCCGCGTGCTGGCCGCTGCGAAAGAGCTCGGCTACCGGATGCGCCCCCGGGCAGGTCGCACCCGGCCTTCCGGAAACGCGTTGGGAACGGTGACGTTTATCTGGGTGAACACGACGGAGGCGTGGCGGCAGACGCATCTCGCCCACCTGTTGCTCCACACGATCGGCACGGGCGTGGAGGCGCTCGGCGGACGTCTCCGCACGCTGTTTTACAACGAGCACGAAAATCCTCCCCGGCCCGACTTCGGGGACGACGAGGCCTTGCTGATCGCGGGCACGCCCGGCCCCGGTTTCCTGCGTCTGCTGCCGGCGCGCCTGCCGCGGCTCAACGTCATCTGCAAACCCTACGTCACCCCGACGTCTTTTCTCGATCTCGACTCGGCGCACACTGGCTACGCGCTTACCCGTTACCTGCTCGAACACGGTCACCGGCGCATCGGCTTCGTCAGCAACAGCCGGTTTCACCGCAGCTTCGGGTTGCGTTATCTCGGCTACCTGAACGCGCTCGACGACCTCGATGTGCCTTCCCGCCCGGAGTGGGTGCTGCGCCTGAAACAGCCGGCGGGAGCGCCGGTCGAGACGGCCCAGCCCGCCAGCGACATCGAGCCGGGACTGGCCAAAATGCTCGCGCGCAAGGACCGACCGACGGCGATCTTCGCGGCCAACGACTGGATGGCCGCGGCCGTTTACCAGTACGCGCAACGCCAGGGGCTGAGCATCCCCGGCGATCTGAGCATTGTCGGCTGCGACAACGATCCCGGCATCTGCGATCTCCTCAAGCCCGGCCTGACCACGCACACGCTGCCCTACGCCGAGATGGCGCGCGAGGCCGTGCAGTGGACCGCCGCGCTCGTCGCCGGCAAGCCGCCGCACCGGCAGCAGGGCATCATGCTCTTTCGCGGCAAACTTGTGGAACGCGAATCCGTGCGGACGCTCTGACGGAGAACGGGACGACGGCCGACCCCGTGAAGGACGGTCCGTGCGCGCTCCTCCCTCAAAACACGTCCTGCCATTGCCTTTCCCGGCATGTGGCCAAAGGTAACGGGAAATCTGGCCGCAGCCTGTCCCCATCACCATCACGGATGTAACGCATGGACACGAATCCTCCCGCCTCCTGGCTTCCTTCCCCTGTGACCGAAAACGCCGATGTCGCCAGCCGCGAAATCGCCCTTACCGAGCCGATGCTGCTTTTTCCGATTCGCAACAACGCGCCCAAGCGCATCGTGTACATCGCGGTCGACGGGCAGATCGACCGGATCGTCGAGGTCGAATTCGCCGACGGCCAGCCCGAGTGGTGGGCTCCGCTCGACGTCCGTTCCTGGCGGGGGCAGACGATCACGCTCTCCATGCCCGCCCAGCCCGGCGGCGCCGAGGCGCTCGGGAAGATCACCCAGGGCACCACCTTTCCCGGCGCCGACACGCTCTACCGCGAGCCGCTTCGCGGCCAGTTCCACTTCTCGCCGATGCACGGCTGGATGAACGACCCCAACGGCCTTTCGTACTACAACGGCGAATACCACCTCTTTTTCCAGCACAGCCCCTACGGCTGGACATTCGCCCGCCAGCACTGGGGCCACGCCGTCAGCACCGATCTTGTCCACTGGCAGGAAGGCGGTCCGGCCCTCGTTCCCGACCGCAAGGGGCAGGTCTACAGCGGCAGCGCCGTCGTCGACCGGCACAATACCAGCGGCCTCGGCACGCCCGAAAAACCGCCGCTCGTCCTCATCTACACGCTGACCGATTCCTGGACACAATGCCTCGCCTGGAGCACGGACGGGCGCATTTTCAAAAAAGTAGACGGATGCGCCGTGGAGCGGATCAGCGACGGCAACCGCGATCCGAAGGTCCTGTGGCACGAACCTACCCGACGCTGGGTGATGGTTCTCTATGTCGAGCAACCCGGCCCGGTTTATACCGTCCATTTCCTCACTTCGCCGAACCTCCGCGACTGGACGCCGGCCAGCGTGATCATCGGCGGAGGCAAGGCTCATCGTCGTTATCTCTACGAATGCCCCGATTTTTACGAACTGCCGGTCGAAAACCCCGACGCCGGCCATGCCACCGCTGACCGCGACCCCGAGCGCAAATGGGTGCTCAGCGGCGCCAACAGCGAATACCAGGTCGGCATTTTCGACGGCACGACCTTTATTCCGGAGACGCGTGTGCTCGCCGGCCAGTACGGCCGCGCCTATTATGCGGCGCAGACCTTCAGCGACGAACCGCACGGCCGCCGCATCGAGATGGGCTGGTGGAACACGCCGACGCCGGGCATGCACTTCAACCAGTCGATGAGCCTCCCGATGGAGTTGCGCCTGGTGCGCACGCCCGATGGCCCGCGGCTGGCCCGCACGCCTGTCCGGGAACTGGAGGTGCTGCGCGCGAAATCACACCACCTCGGCGCGTTTTTTCTGGAGGAGGATGCGCCCAATCCGCTCGCCGGCGTCACCGCGGGGCTCGTCGAACTGAGCGCCGAGATCGACCCTGGCACGGCCCGGGAAATCGTGTTCTTCGTGCGCAACGGGGTCATCAGCTACGACGTGGGCAGGCAGCAACTCCGCGTCCAGGACCTGCGCGCGCCTGCGCCGTTGCTCGCGGGCCGCCTGCGCCTGACGATCTTTGCCGACCGGATCGGCCTGGAGGTGTTTGCCAGCGACGGCCTGACCTTCGTGCCGCTTCCCCTGATCCTCGATCCCAACGTGCGGACGCTCTCGCTGGAGGCCCGGGGCGGCCGGGCGGAGGTCCGCCGGCTCGACGTTCACCGTTTGCGCAACGCCTGGGGCCGCGGCCGGGGACACGACGAGGGGGAGTGATTTCCCCGGAGCGGCCGGCGTGGCACGGGCTTCCAGCCCGTGATTCCGGAGGGCGACGCTCCGCGTCGTCCACGGGCAAGGATGCCCGTGCCACTTCCAGTCCGTGTTCAGGGGAGCTCCGACGTTCTCCTCAGCGTTTTCCGAACCCGTCGGGCACTTCGCCGCGCCGCCCCTTCACCATGATATTGAGCAGATGCTGCATCGCCTCGATCCGGGTGATGCCGCGCTCCTCGACGAGCTGGCTGCAGCGTTTCTGCAACTGCTGCGCCATCCGTTTTGCCTGGTCGCGAGGCGCGCCCATGCTTTGGAACAGCTCGATGAGACGGGGGAGTTCGGGATCGTCGGGTGTCGGGTTCACGGGGAGAAAATGAATGTAACGGGAAAGGCAGGAACGGATGAACGGAAACGCGCTGGTTAACGTTCTCGCCGGTCAGGGCAATGTTCTTCGGTGAATCGCCGGCCTTCCTTTTTCCGGCCGCCACCCGAACCTGCCGATTGCCAACCTGCAAAAGACCGGCACCTTTTGGGTGCATGTCCCGGTCTCGCATTCCATGGCCTGCCGCCCGTCCGCGTCGCTCCCTTCGGGGGCATTGCTGGTCGTGTGTCACGGGTCTGGTTTGCTGGGTGGTCTGGCTCGGCCTCGCCACGCTGCTGGCGTTGCAGGTCGCGCTGCTCGTCGGCCGCCGGATGCCGCTGCCGGAGGCGGCCTGCGCCTGGATCCGGAACGCGGCGGCAGAACAGGGCCTGGCCGTGGATTTCCGGACCGCCACGCTCGATCCCGGCGGCGTCCTGGTGCTGCAGGATGCGAGCGTCGCCGACGGCAACATGCCGACCGATCCGGTCATCACCGCGCGCGCATTTCTCGTCCGGATCGATCCCGGCTGGCTCATCACGCGCCGCTCCGATCTCCGGCTGGCGGGCACCGGCGTCAATCTCCTGCTCCCGGCGGTGGTCTCGCCATCCGGACGAGCCGAGCCGCTGATCGAAAACGCCCATTTCTCGGTTCGCCTCAGCGGCCGGCACGTCGATGTCCACGGCCTCGGCGCCAACATCGGCGGCATTCCGGTCACGGCGCACGGCACCTTGGCGCTGCCCGAGGCGCCGGCCACCCCTTCAGCCGATATTTCCGGAGAAACCCTGCGGCGCTTTGTCCGCGAGGTGGTGCCGTTCGCCCGCCAGCTCGTGACGATTTCCGGAAAAATCCGCCAGATCGGCGACCCGGTCGTCAGCATCCGGCTGGAACAGCGGCGGTTGACGCTGACCGCCATGGCCCCGGCGCTGCATTACGGTGAACCGGTGCCGCATCTGCCCGCGCTCGCCGGCATTACGGCCGACAACATCG harbors:
- a CDS encoding transcriptional regulator, with product MKVQVKNRRPEDFLIASLAMKSSTVPSGRITLSEIAARAGTSTTTVSFVLNETGAVGAETRTRVLAAAKELGYRMRPRAGRTRPSGNALGTVTFIWVNTTEAWRQTHLAHLLLHTIGTGVEALGGRLRTLFYNEHENPPRPDFGDDEALLIAGTPGPGFLRLLPARLPRLNVICKPYVTPTSFLDLDSAHTGYALTRYLLEHGHRRIGFVSNSRFHRSFGLRYLGYLNALDDLDVPSRPEWVLRLKQPAGAPVETAQPASDIEPGLAKMLARKDRPTAIFAANDWMAAAVYQYAQRQGLSIPGDLSIVGCDNDPGICDLLKPGLTTHTLPYAEMAREAVQWTAALVAGKPPHRQQGIMLFRGKLVERESVRTL
- a CDS encoding glycosyl hydrolase family 32, translated to MDTNPPASWLPSPVTENADVASREIALTEPMLLFPIRNNAPKRIVYIAVDGQIDRIVEVEFADGQPEWWAPLDVRSWRGQTITLSMPAQPGGAEALGKITQGTTFPGADTLYREPLRGQFHFSPMHGWMNDPNGLSYYNGEYHLFFQHSPYGWTFARQHWGHAVSTDLVHWQEGGPALVPDRKGQVYSGSAVVDRHNTSGLGTPEKPPLVLIYTLTDSWTQCLAWSTDGRIFKKVDGCAVERISDGNRDPKVLWHEPTRRWVMVLYVEQPGPVYTVHFLTSPNLRDWTPASVIIGGGKAHRRYLYECPDFYELPVENPDAGHATADRDPERKWVLSGANSEYQVGIFDGTTFIPETRVLAGQYGRAYYAAQTFSDEPHGRRIEMGWWNTPTPGMHFNQSMSLPMELRLVRTPDGPRLARTPVRELEVLRAKSHHLGAFFLEEDAPNPLAGVTAGLVELSAEIDPGTAREIVFFVRNGVISYDVGRQQLRVQDLRAPAPLLAGRLRLTIFADRIGLEVFASDGLTFVPLPLILDPNVRTLSLEARGGRAEVRRLDVHRLRNAWGRGRGHDEGE